One genomic region from Nymphaea colorata isolate Beijing-Zhang1983 chromosome 10, ASM883128v2, whole genome shotgun sequence encodes:
- the LOC116261889 gene encoding NDR1/HIN1-like protein 26 — protein MSDYFITSPKPCSSKQINHKKLFKRLSLFFSLIFSTVMIVLLIWYAVHPSKPQFSLQDAVIYQMNLSSEHLLTSAMQVTLVSKNPNQRIGIYYDKLGAYASYKGQQITMQSFFPPFYQGHEDVNVLSSWLAGNLVPVSPSFAYDMGTDQPAGGFLLNVKLAGRVRWKVATWTSGHYNLEVKCEAFMAYTKYSASGSPVSLMPGSQCHSSV, from the coding sequence ATGTCAGACTATTTCATAACATCCCCAAAGCCTTGCTCGAGCAAACAAATCAACCACAAGAAGCTATTCAAAAGAttgtctctcttcttctccttgattttctccACAGTTATGATCGTCCTCCTTATTTGGTATGCTGTTCATCCTTCCAAGCCCCAGTTTTCTCTGCAGGATGCTGTCATCTATCAGATGAACCTCTCAAGCGAGCACCTTCTTACCTCAGCCATGCAGGTCACTCTGGTCTCCAAGAACCCCAACCAGAGAATTGGCATATATTATGACAAGCTTGGAGCCTATGCTTCCTATAAGGGGCAGCAGATCACCATGCAATCCTTCTTCCCTCCTTTCTACCAGGGCCATGAAGATGTCAATGTCTTATCTTCATGGTTGGCAGGAAACTTGGTCCCGGTATCGCCGTCTTTCGCCTATGACATGGGCACCGACCAGCCGGCGGGCGGGTTCCTATTGAATGTGAAGTTGGCCGGCAGAGTAAGATGGAAGGTGGCCACCTGGACTTCTGGTCACTATAATTTGGAGGTAAAGTGTGAAGCATTCATGGCTTACACCAAGTACAGTGCTTCTGGTAGCCCTGTCAGCTTGATGCCTGGTTCACAGTGCCATTCATCAGTTTGA